The Thermomonospora amylolytica sequence GGCACCACCCGCACCCGGCACGGGTCGATCGCGGTGACCGACGCCGACCGCGTGGCGCCGTCCAGCACCGCGATCTCGCCCAGCACCTCGCCGGGCCCGCGCACCGCCAGGACGATCGCCCGCCCGTCCCGGTCCACCAGCGTGATCTTCACCCGTCCGGAAAGCAGCACCACGACGTGGTCGGCGGTCTCCCCCTGACGGAGCAGGATCCGCCCCGGATCGGCGTTCTGCGCGATTCCCAGCCGGCAGAACTCGTCCCACACCCCGGTCGGCAGCTCGGCTGCGAGACCCCTCATGGACACATGCTGAGCAGTGCCGCTATCGGCCGCAAGCGAATACCGTGAAAATGGCCGCATGTCCCATTTTCTTGATCGCGGAAATTCCTTTTCGGACGCCGACGTTCGTCCCGGCCCGCCGGGTATCCCAAGGGCATGATCGAGATTCGCCGGGTGTACGACCCGCCGCCGGACGAGGGCGCGGTGTTCCTCGTGGACCGCGTGTGGCCGCGCGGCAGGCGCAGGGAGGACCTGCGCATCGACGGCTGGCTGCGCGACGCGGCCCCGTCGGCGGAGCTGCGCCGGTGGTTCGGGCACCGTCCCGAACGGTTCGCCGAGTTCGCCGAACGCTACCGCCGTGAGCTCGACGCCCGCCCCGACGCCCTGCGACCGCTGCTGGAGGCCGCCCGCAGAGGCCCGGTCACGCTGCTGTACTCCGCCAGGGACACCGAGCACAACCAGGCCGTCGTCCTCCGCGACCATCTGCACGCCCTGCTCGCCCGCGAGTGATCTTCGGCGATGTCCCGAAATACCGGGACCTGCGC is a genomic window containing:
- a CDS encoding DUF488 domain-containing protein: MIEIRRVYDPPPDEGAVFLVDRVWPRGRRREDLRIDGWLRDAAPSAELRRWFGHRPERFAEFAERYRRELDARPDALRPLLEAARRGPVTLLYSARDTEHNQAVVLRDHLHALLARE